A genomic region of Caenorhabditis elegans chromosome V contains the following coding sequences:
- the K09H11.15 gene encoding Integrase (Confirmed by transcript evidence), with translation MVLIKENGDYRKQWYGHRQELFSGIPGDFSVRRKLAVAKKTTVGTRFDSMRTPRAEQQPMSHSLRKRNEPERENPGRVFW, from the exons ATGGTATTAATAAAG gaaaatggCGATTATAGGAAACAATGGTATGGACATAGACAAGAACTGTTTAGTGGCATCCCTGGAGATTTCAGTGTACGCAGAAAATTGGCAGTCGCAAAGAAAACAACTGTGGGAACAAGATTTG ATTCAATGAGGACACCACGAGCGGAGCAACAACCAATGAGCCATTCTTTGAGGAAACGAAACGAGCCGGAAAGAGAAAATCCCGGAAGAGTGTTCTGGTAa
- the K09H11.6 gene encoding MARVEL domain-containing protein (Confirmed by transcript evidence) yields MTILFSKMTGNSPQNNGTALGVRIIGASFLCLSIISSVIACALWNTENHSLANNIIYYVGLSATQMLNILIVYLMNRGITLQKAHYLQPFIICALLHLIICILLSAIFFLYVVTRATFYSVWSDLGFFFVFVILTGFWIIAISLAREYRDYIIYDDFLHETLPSFV; encoded by the exons ATGACTATCCTCTTCTCGAAAATGACCGGAAACTCACCGCAAAACAATGGAACAGCCCTCGGAGTTCGAATTATTGGAGCATCTTTCCTCTGCCTATCAATAATTTCAAGTGTAATTGCATGTGCTTTGTGGAACACGGAAAATCATTCCCTTGCCAATAATATCATCTATTATG ttggacTATCTGCAACTCAAATGCTCAACATTCTAATTGTATACCTGATGAATAGAGGAATCACTTTGCAAAAAGCTCACTATTTACAGCCATTCATCATTTGCGCACTTCTTCACCTCATAATATG CATCCTCCTTTCTGCAATCTTCTTCCTTTACGTCGTCACCCGCGCCACGTTCTACTCAGTCTGGTCGGATCTCGgcttcttcttcgtttttgtCATCTTGACTGGCTTCTGGATCATTGCTATCTCGTTGGCACGCGAGTACCGAGACTAC ATCATCTACGATGATTTCCTTCATGAGACATTGCCAAGCTTTGTATGA